A genomic stretch from Malus domestica chromosome 15, GDT2T_hap1 includes:
- the LOC103400459 gene encoding probable receptor-like protein kinase At5g20050: MEDRKSKMVAATSIITLVIFIIVARISLKLSPTFFLICGAGVAVILAVFVWLVIRHQYNFRRKLLESKHASEGRELRVEYSFLRKVAGVPTKFRYKELEDATDHFETLVGKGASASVYKGILSDGTQVAVKKLDVEERSEREFKSEVAAIASLQHINLVRLLGYCCVPAGPRFLVYDFIPNGSLDLWIFSQKGRPIRRGGCLPWDSRYRVAVDVAKALSYLHHDCRSRILHLDVKPENILLDENYRAIVADFGLSKLMGKDESRVMTTIRGTRGYLAPEWLLEHGISEKTDVYSYGMVLLEMIGGRRNVSFVEKGEANDKSHRKREYFPQIVIEKMREGKLMEVVDQRLIESGGIDEREVKRLVHIALWCIQERARLRPTMSHVVEMLEGRTPVEEPPDTQMVVVDFSAMDEEAANGNRMPKIGGAALATQIGSNDASTSTWSYENAMSMITPR; the protein is encoded by the coding sequence ATGGAGGACAGAAAATCTAAGATGGTAGCTGCAACGTCGATCATCACGCTCGTTATCTTCATAATCGTTGCGCGAATCTCTCTCAAACTTTCCCCAACTTTCTTTCTCATTTGTGGGGCAGGTGTTGCTGTGATCCTTGCTGTGTTTGTATGGCTAGTGATCAGACATCAGTACAATTTCCGGAGAAAGCTCTTGGAATCAAAACACGCGTCAGAAGGCCGCGAGCTGCGCGTGGAGTATAGCTTTCTTCGAAAAGTTGCAGGGGTTCCTACGAAGTTTAGGTACAAGGAGCTAGAGGATGCAACAGATCATTTCGAGACACTGGTTGGGAAAGGGGCTTCAGCTTCTGTTTACAAGGGGATTCTAAGTGATGGGACTCAAGTGGCAGTGAAAAAGCTCGATGTAGAGGAACGCAGCGAGAGGGAATTCAAGTCAGAAGTTGCGGCAATTGCAAGCCTGCAACATATCAATCTTGTGCGCCTTCTTGGGTATTGTTGTGTTCCTGCAGGACCGCGTTTCTTGGTTTATGATTTCATTCCAAATGGATCGCTGGATTTGTGGATTTTCTCTCAAAAGGGAAGGCCTATTCGGCGTGGGGGGTGCTTGCCTTGGGACTCAAGGTACAGGGTTGCAGTTGATGTTGCTAAAGCGCTTTCTTACCTGCATCATGATTGCAGGTCAAGGATTTTGCACCTTGATGTGAAGCCAGAGAACATACTTTTGGATGAGAATTACAGAGCAATTGTGGCGGATTTTGGCCTTTCAAAACTAATGGGGAAAGACGAGAGTAGAGTTATGACCACGATTCGGGGGACTAGAGGCTACTTAGCTCCTGAGTGGCTCTTGGAGCATGGAATTTCTGAAAAAACGGATGTGTACAGTTATGGAATGGTGCTTCTTGAGATGATCGGAGGGCGGAGAAACGTTAGCTTTGTCGAAAAGGGCGAAGCCAACGACAAGTCCCACAGGAAAAGGGAGTATTTTCCCCAAATTGTTATTGAAAAAATGAGAGAAGGCAAGCTTATGGAAGTTGTTGATCAAAGGCTAATAGAAAGCGGAGGCATTGATGAAAGGGAGGTAAAAAGACTTGTTCATATAGCTTTGTGGTGCATACAAGAGAGGGCTAGGCTTAGGCCTACCATGTCACATGTGGTGGAAATGCTCGAGGGCCGGACGCCCGTGGAGGAGCCTCCCGACACCCAAATGGTGGTTGTCGATTTTTCAGCAATGGATGAAGAGGCGGCGAACGGCAATAGGATGCCAAAGATTGGTGGTGCCGCCTTGGCAACACAAATAGGGAGCAATGATGCATCCACATCAACATGGTCATATGAAAATGCAATGTCCATGATAACCCCAAGATAG
- the LOC103400458 gene encoding acyl-protein thioesterase 1, whose protein sequence is MSFTGPSVGSGGRTARRAFEFGRTYVVRPKGKHQATVVWLHGLGDNGSSWSQLLESLPLPNIKWICPTAPTQPISIFGGFPSTAWFDVGELSEDAPDDVEGLDASAAHVANLLSTEPDDIKLGIGGFSMGAATALYSATCFSTRKYGNGNQYPCNLSAVVGLSGWLPCSKTLSKKLEVDEAARRAASIPLLLCHGKSDDVVPYKFGEKSSQTLSSTGFQNVTFKSYNGLGHYTIPEEMDEVCAWLRSKLGLDGTSS, encoded by the exons ATGAGCTTTACTGGTCCATCTGTTGGTTCTG GTGGTAGAACTGCTAGGAGGGCGTTTGAGTTTGGAAGAACCTATGTAGTCAGACCTAAAGGCAAACACCAGGCCACTGTAGTTTGGCTACATGGCCTCGGCGATAATGGTTCAAG CTGGTCCCAGCTCTTGGAATCCCTCCCTCTTCCAAAT ATTAAGTGGATCTGTCCAACTGCTCCTACTCAGccaatttcaatttttggtgGCTTTCCTTCCACTGCTT GGTTTGATGTTGGAGAACTTTCAGAAGATGCTCCGGATGATGTAGAGGGTTTGGATGCTTCTGCAGCACATGTTGCAAATTTGTTATCGACTGAGCCTGATGACA TTAAACTTGGCATTGGAGGTTTTAGTATGGGTGCAGCTACTGCACTATACTCAGCCACCTGCTTCTCTACAAGAAAATATGGGAATGGTAATCAATACCCATGCAATCTGAGTGCCGTTGTTGGACTAAGCGGATGGCTTCCATGTTCCAA GACCTTGAGTAAGAAGTTAGAAGTAGATGAAGCTGCAAGGCGTGCTGCCTCCATTCCGCTTTTGTTATGTCATGGGAAAA GTGATGATGTGGTTCCTTACAAGTTTGGTGAGAAATCGTCGCAGACCTTAAGTTCAACTGGCTTTCAGAATGTGACATTCAAATCCTACAACGG GCTTGGTCATTATACCATTCCGGAAGAGATGGACGAGGTTTGTGCTTGGCTAAGATCAAAGTTGGGGCTTGACGGGACTTCTTCATAG
- the LOC103400457 gene encoding deSI-like protein At4g17486, producing MGLESTSRRGGGIENSSKGYESQVVLNVYDLTPLNNYTVWFGLGIFHSGIEVHGKEYGFGAHDFPVSGVFEVEPRSCPGFIYRCSIQLGRINMPPSEFRTFIEHVAAEYHGDTYHLISKNCNHFTDDMARRLTEKQVPGWVNRLARLGALCSCLLPESLQVTTVKQIPEYHHESDSLEEDGTETLSITTPRESAEVDDDQEKRLLSPLASLSPVAGSGDVTFVKEAQK from the exons ATGGGGTTGGAGAGCACCTCTCGACGCGGCGGCGGGATTGAAAACAGCAGCAAGGGCTACGAGAGCCAGGTGGTGTTGAATGTTTACGACCTCACCCCCCTCAATAATTACACGGTCTGGTTCGGTCTCGGAATCTTTCACTCCGGAATTGAAG TCCATGGCAAAGAGTACGGTTTTGGAGCCCATGACTTCCCAGTTAGTGGAGTTTTTGAAGTGGAACCAAGGAGCTGCCCAGGTTTTATTTATCGATGTTCCATTCAACTTGGCCGTATAAATATGCCTCCCTCTGAATTTAGGACATTTATTGAGCATGTTGCGGCAGAGTATCATGGGGATACCTATCACCTCATCTCCAAGAATTGTAACCATTTCACAGATGACATGGCACGTAGGTTGACAGAAAAACAGGTACCTGGATGGGTGAATCGACTTGCTCGCCTAG GTGCCTTGTGCAGTTGTCTTCTTCCCGAAAGCCTTCAAGTGACCACTGTTAAACAGATACCTGAATACCATCATGAGTCAG ATTCTCTAGAAGAAGATGGTACTGAAACCCTATCAATCACAACGCCTCGTGAGTCAGCGGAAGTtgatgatgatcaagaaaagcGCCTGCTGTCCCCACTGGCTTCACTTTCACCGGTGGCGGGAAGTGGAGATGTAACTTTCGTTAAAGAGGCTCAAAAGTGA
- the LOC103424924 gene encoding uncharacterized protein → MPKDRRGRSVTPDRYRASPYPCSSSHTRRSSPRFPSETEDNVKEWEEARCPVCLEHPHNAVLLICSSYEQGCRPYMCDTSYRHSNCLDQYCKSFSAETSPTIPPEGAAQISDTQSSPSATLESTITQVQNDSTIEEVLSSMNAVSCEHQADPKLVCPLCRGEITDWIIVESARCFMNAKSRNCSCETCNYSGTYADLRKHARLEHPLVCPSEADPERQRTWRSLERQRDIGDLFSSIQSSVGEDRGDDSSSLPADDGAGWLTIFFLVRVVRPGSSSRSSSWSGTTRTRAQVSMRRRATRLWGESYEGEAASSTLEEDNESSDGDSGVRRRRSARLRRWTTPDNNQP, encoded by the coding sequence ATGCCTAAGGACAGGAGGGGCCGTTCTGTGACTCCTGATAGGTATAGGGCATCTCCTTATCCATGCAGCTCCAGTCATACAAGGCGGTCGTCACCCAGATTTCCTTCTGAAACTGAGGACAATGTGAAAGAATGGGAAGAAGCCAGATGCCCCGTTTGCCTGGAGCATCCACACAATGCAGTTCTCCTAATATGTTCATCGTATGAACAAGGGTGCCGCCCTTACATGTGTGACACGAGCTACCGCCATTCAAATTGTCTAGACCAGTACTGCAAGTCATTTTCAGCAGAAACCTCACCAACTATCCCACCAGAAGGAGCAGCGCAGATATCAGATACTCAGTCGTCTCCATCTGCAACTCTTGAATCAACAATTACTCAAGTGCAAAACGATAGTACAATTGAGGAGGTGCTCTCCTCCATGAATGCCGTATCTTGTGAGCATCAGGCTGATCCGAAGCTCGTGTGCCCCCTCTGCCGTGGGGAGATAACAGATTGGATTATTGTTGAGTCTGCTCGTTGTTTCATGAATGCAAAATCAAGAAATTGTTCTTGTGAGACATGTAATTATAGCGGAACGTATGCAGATCTCAGGAAGCATGCGAGGCTGGAGCATCCACTAGTGTGCCCATCGGAGGCAGATCCAGAGCGACAGCGTACCTGGAGGAGTTTGGAGCGACAGAGGGATATTGGCGACTTGTTCAGCTCAATCCAATCTTCAGTTGGAGAGGATAGGGGTGATGATAGCAGTAGTTTGCCTGCTGATGACGGTGCAGGCTGGCTAACCATATTCTTTCTAGTTAGAGTAGTTCGACCCGGGTCCAGTTCAAGGAGCAGCAGCTGGTCTGGTACCACAAGAACCAGAGCACAAGTTAGTATGAGAAGGAGAGCAACCAGGCTTTGGGGGGAGAGCTACGAGGGCGAAGCAGCATCTTCTACTCTAGAAGAGGATAACGAGTCTTCAGACGGCGACTCGGGTGTTAGGAGGAGACGCAGTGCGCGCCTCCGGCGATGGACAACACCGGACAACAACCAGCCGTGA